The DNA window CATCAAACAATGACCCCATAGCCCAGCAACCGAGGGTAACATGAGCAGACTGAGCATGTTACCTTTCAGGTCGCCAACAATCTCAGCCAGCCGCTTGGACCGTGGACGATCCCCAGAGCCTTGGGTAAGTGGGCTTTCACCGCACGTGTGATTACTTCAATGGAGTAGTGAGAGGAGGTATGCATCGTGGAATCGATAGGCCATCAGGCGTGAATAAGACCATCTCACCTCCTCGGTAGTCAACGTCCGGACCCGCGGCTCATCCACACGTTAGAGGAACTTTTGAGCCAGGTTCCGGCAGATGTAGATTTCACACTGCATTGGGGTCCTCCCATCTTCCTGTTGTTTTCGCGTCGAGTCAGGGGATGATGGATGAATGGAGAGGCAAGAAGAGGGGACCGTGCCGCCCAAGTTCTGGGGTCTTCGTCACGGTGCTGTACCTGGACTTGATTCTTGGATGAATAGAGGTCAAAGGTGGCTGGGTCTACAGTCGTTGATACCTATAGAGACAAACGTAAGATCGTTGGAGAGGGGGGAGGCGAGGGGTGATCGACATTCACTAAGCTTTGTCTCGTGTTTTTGAGTGGTCCCCGAGAGCGGAGAACACAAACCTAGGAAGATGATGTCTATCTTTTGCCTTTCAAAGCCAAGGAACGTCTTCTCATCTGTGTTGTCGCACGTGGGCAGCCTTTTGGATCGTCTGCAACAATAGACATGGCACGTACTGTACTTTGGTACATCCATACGTTCACAGCTTATTAACATGGGGGCTCTAGCAAAATGATTTTGGTCCAGGCCTCGTTGTCCCGCACCGCTGTGATTTTATTTTACCGCACAGTTGGACTAAATACCATGCAAGGATTAACAAGACATCAGAGGTGATAAGATGCAGATGTAGTCGGGATGTGATAGGATGATAGAAAAGGGGGACAAATCTCGTCTCAAACTCTTGGTTTTCACGGTCCATGAGGTGGTTTCCTTGCTGGATCATAACACAGTAGTGTCGTAAGGTATCCATCTATTCGTAAACCGAATCATTGGCATCCGCTGGGCAGCTTCGTGTCATCACAATATCGGTGTTGATCTCCGCTGAGGATGTGTCAAATGGCCATGTACAGGCCTAGGCCCTTGAACACCAGCAAATGAGTCCCAGGCACTCGTTGATGACCATCGAGATGCAAGAGTGATGTCCCTCCTGGCTATGATTTCATAGCATCCATAAGTGAAGTTTTATCACGTATCCAACCACGGCCCAAGTCGCAGCTACTGTACGGAAGACAGCTCCGGAGATGGTGGTTTAAGGTCAAGTCTTGCATCGCCCCAGCACTAGCTGAACAGAACATGACCTCGAGAAACAGAAATGCTGACTATACCAGCACCAAAGACGAAATAATGTGATCATTTTGTGCAGGCTCAGACTGCCTCTCGGGCTGTCTGTTTCTGGTACCCCAAGCGTGGGTCTTGTtggtttttttcttttttttgctAAACCCCTAGTATGATAAGACATGCAGTAGATTCAGGGTGAGGCTAACTATGGTGGAAGACTTCTCGTCATAAAATATCGGGCCTAAGAGCTGTTCGTGTCTGGCTTGCTTTTAGAGCGATTGTCTGTGATGCGTCGGCATTTGAAGCAACACCTCCGACTTGAGTTGCTTGTGATGTGCGGCCGCAACGGCTGATCACCATACTAGAGAAGAGGCGCGTAGATCTCCCCAGAAGGCTGAGGTTAAAGCAGGCCAAGGCACAAGAAGGTCGGATTTGGCTGGATATCTTACGCTTTAGTAAATGCTTCCTGTGATTGTCGTTGTGCATACAAGATGTACGTCACATCGGTTGGAAGTTGGGACGGGAGAGCAACCAAGTCAACCCCGCCGTGTTACTCGTTTTGGAGGAAGAATAGCAAACGCATGTGGAGGTGAAATAGCTGCCAAGGCAAATCGGCAAGACAACAAAGACGGGACAGCAAATGAGCACCACGGCTAGAGGCCAGGATGGTTGAGTAAATCGAGATGAGTGAATACTGTAGGTAGGTGATTAGTTTATTCACCGAGAGAGGGTCAGGCCAGACCAGGCCGAGTCCAGTAATCCGGTCAGGTGATGAGACAGGACAGTTGAGCGCCCTCCTTCCACTCCGAGCAAGGCAATGAATGTGTTGGTGGGTCATGCCATTCTCAGCAAATACCATGAGAGGGATGGCAAGGAAAGCCCAATTGCGGTGTGCTCTATTGAGAATAGCCTGTGTTTTCTATTCGTAAAGGTTGTCAATGGTGGAACGAACTCAAAAGTTAGACAAACGGCAGGCAACGCAGCCACTAAGGCTAGGCATACATAATTACCTACAGACTAAAAAAACAGCGTCCGAGCGACCAATTTGATAGAATTTCTTTGTTTCGTTTCTTGTCTCAACCTTGTTGTTCCTTCCGCTTGCATTGGCTACTGACGAGGCTTGCTAGCCCAGCCTCGAAAGCATAGCGTTGGTTTTAGTACCTGAAAGGAATGCGGCTATGTTGACATCCGTCAATAGTCAGAATAGGTGCCGTACCTTGCTCAACCAAGGCTGAGGGGTGGGAATGTATACAGTATCACAGTGTCACCATGCTTTGGTAGTAGCCCTGTTGCTGACTCTTGTTCAATTCGGTAGCATTCACTCAGAGTGGCAAAACGAAGTCTCCTCTCCTCAAGGGTTGCTTGGAAGGAAGGGGCGCTTCAAAGCCATGATTGTTGGACCGGGTCTGGTTTTTAGAGTGGTGCCCAATATCTCAGATAAAGACAAGGGGAGGGCCACCACTGTGCTGAATACTCAGGACAAGGCTGTAGGAGTGCGGTGTCGGATAGTTGACGGTACATGAGGACACACTGGCGCGGTGGTTCTGCCGGGATCCAGTCCGACAGGACCAAGAGTAGTAGGTGCTTTGAATACAGAATCGCGCATGCCTGGAGGAATAAGTAAGAAAAAGCAATATTAAGCTCAGAGGTAGCATTGATCTTGGGCTTGGACAGATTGCCTCACTTCTCAGATTGCGGGTTTGGGCTTAATCCCTACGGAAAATCCTATGGACAGTCGAGTCAggtgaagaaaaagaaaaaatggaaaaaagaagaagaaaattaCAGAGTTACCTAGGTACGTATCTACATGTGCAATTACCTAGCCAAATGTGCCTGCAGTGCAGTAAAGTCTGTGAGGAAACTGTTCTCCCCGAATGAGTGAGTACTAAACTTGATGTTTTTGCTCTGGCAGGTTACTGTACCCTAGCACCTTCCTCCTAGTTGGAGTTAAGTCAAGTCATCCATGTCCCGGCATCAATCAGACactaaataaattaaaacccGCCAGCCTCCCCTGCAATGTACCTTCGACTTTCTCTTTACGATCACGCCTGCTCCACTGATAGAACAACGCCCCACCCTTCCCTTCCCCCACATCAAAGCAAAAGATGCAGTGCGCAACGCTTATCCTTGTTCGGCCATCTGCGGCAGCGAGCAACAAGCTCATCGATGACGTCGACCAAGTGGAGTTCGGCCGGGTCTTTGCAGTAACGGAGCCGGGGGACTCTACCGATAGCCTCTGACGTCAGGGGCCCCATTTTCGAAAAAAcggttttttttcttcttcttaaaCTTGGGCAGGACCTGAACTGAAAATGAGAAGGAGCGACACATGGACTGTATGAGCATGGGAGTTTGAGAAAACAGAAACAAAATAACCGAGAACCTTGCTGTGCCTGGTATAATCCAATGGTAATCTATTGTGGATTTACACGAGTCGTAAAGATAGGAAACCCATGTTGCTGTTAGATACAGTACGTCTCTGCTTATTTCTTGGCCCCAACTCAACTCAAGCACATAggaaagtatttattatgtACCCCCACAAAAGGATGATATCAGGTGGTCCAACATGGTATGGCTTCACATTCGGTCTGTAGGTAAGACACGATTGGGCATTTATTTCATCATTTGTAAACCAAGGGCGCCTCTATTACCAAGTAGTTTATCATTTGTTTTCGCGACCAAAGCGACATTCAAAAAGAGGGGGTGAAACGAGTTCGCGTCTATGTACTGACTTGGGTGCTAGAGTATCAAGTCTTTTTGCCTATAGCGCTTCTCCACGCCCCATCAAATCGTCTCCATTTCTGCAGTGACACCTAGACCCTctatttttttcttctcttttcctctttcaaAGATTTTCTACAACCGATTGATAAAATTTGACAACTCTTGCAATCTCCCCAACATGATAACCTGTCTCCACGCCGCAGAATCTTAGCAAGGGAATTTGACAACCTATCCCTGCCTATATCTTCTGAttgctctttttctttctcttttggaCCTGGCATCCCTCACATTACCCCAAGCCGTTATAGTACTAGCCCCCTAATAAGTAGGACCCTGAAGATCCCATCGCGGCGCTTCTTGCCAAAGACATGACCATCCGTGACAACATCTCAAACGCGGACGAGGAGCCTAATTTCTCCGTCGACGTCATACTTTGGCCTTTGACGCCGTCATTATCGCCATATTTTAATCCCTCTAATTAACTTGGGATCCTTACATACGAATGCTGCATACCGACGTATGTATTTTTTGTTTTCGGCTGACCAAATACAGAAGCCACGCGCCTGTGTGAGGCAAAGGCTGGGGGCGGTCTGTGCAACTAAAAAAGGAGGTGATACTGAAAGCGTGTGGCTTTAGAGATTGTACTCAATTCTACATAGTACATACATATGTACTCTAAATACTGGGTTTTCGACCATGACACGAGGAATCCGCCTCAAGGGTCCTGAGAGAAGCTCATGTACTCCATGTAAACTTGTACAGTACCGTACTCCATCACCTGTAAATAGAGCCTTTTGCACTGCCCCGGAAAGCCTCTGTTACTTCCTACAAGTGCGCCGTCTCACAACTTGACCAGTCTCAGACCGTGAATCCACCAGCACGGCGCCGGATCTCCAGAGTTCCGTGACCGGGCGCTGACATCtcagtcttggtcttgacaaACGTCATATCACCAAGTcaagttgagttgagtcgTGACATGGCACAGTATAGTACAGCACAGCAAACCCCTCTTCTCCTCTCGTCTATTTCGGCTCCCAACCTCCGTTGTCGCAATAGATGCTGTACTATCCGcatgtgtatgtatgtatgtatgtatgtatgtatgtattcgCGCCAGACAACAACGCGTCCTTTTTGCCACAGAATTGAGTTACCCAACGTGGACATGCTCAGATGGAGTAACTTAGACGCAAAGTGGAGGGAACCTCGTCGCTCTGCAGGCCAAGACAAACGATAAACAACGGTACCGTTAGATGGCGCTTGACTCGGCAGGCCAACAATATGCATAATACCCAGGTAGTGGTGTAATAGAAACAACTGAGCCCATCTGGTGTGGCATTTGCGGGTGCAGTTTTCGAAATCTCCATCTTTTTCAAATACGATAGACAACCCTTGATTGTATACTACGTGACAACATAAGCTGAACTGGAATGCATCCGTCTTGTAGATTGTGGCTTGCCCAGAGATCGAAGTTGAACCAACAGAAAGATGATACTACGTACGTACATTGCAACAGAAACGTACAGTAGCAGGGATGGTCTTACAGTTACAGTGCAGCTGTAAGTGACAACCAATCAGAGCACTTTTAAAGAGTACAATGGAGTAGGTAGACATGGGCGGGAATTCAAATGAGCATGCGGAATTAAAGCGTAAACAGAGATTCGAATCCTAGCAAATGGAAGATAGGCATTGCCCGTTATACTCCACCAAAAGCCCCATCTCGATGCCTGCCTACCTAAGCTAGGAGATATTAAATTCTCAAGACTGGAAACGACAAAACTTTCTGGAATACAAGAGTCAGCTTCTTCTTTAGTCCAATAATTGATCAAAGCCGTATGGGTGTCATGGCAATAACCAGTTACCAGTTCATCTCGTGTTGATCCCCCGAGTTAAAACCTTCTAGTACTCTTCGtcgtcttgttctttttcttcttttgatACGTGCAGTAATAACAAAACGAAACCAAAACCAACACCACAGCCCACTCCACTCGCAAGCTAGTCCTCATTCAATATTAGCACGCCATCTACTTTCGAACCCCCAAGCCTCTAATCTCATTTCATCTCATTCCCGGCTGCAAACCGGCCGAGGCTCAACTCGGATCTGATACCAGACAAACCTTTCTCATAATGATAAAAAAAAGCCTCCTTGGGATCAAACCCTCCGAAGGTACCATGCCACTTGCGATACCGCCAGTCCAATGGAAAGGATACCTcagtacatacctacatacatacatacctagATACCTATCTACCCACCTAGAGGTAGACCCTCTAACCCAATCGTACCTCAAAGTTAATCTACAAACACCATTCCGTCCCTTTCCACCCCCACAAAGCTTGTCCGGTCTTGACAATGCCGCCCGAGTCGATGGCGATGCCTCTTGGGGTAGGGATGTACGCAACTTGAAACGCCGGTTTCTTCTATTCTCGGTCATGATCTACGGGCAATAATACACGAGCTTACGACTTGCAAGGGGGGGCCCTTCAGGAAACCGTCCAATTGTCCCCGTCCGCCCTGCAAAATTAATCGCAATACACAGAGTACCTACCCAAGCTCCTTTCTTGCGTACATGGACAAGTTTGCAGTTTGTTTCCCCCTACATGGATAGATGGAAAGGGGTTGCATTACGCGTCGGTGTCTCAAACGCTGTCTGCATCCTCCCGATCTCCTTATCGtgcagaagaagagcatTAGATGTTTATTTTGGAATCTGTAATTGGGTTTCCTCGGTAAATTCGCCCTGCCCTGCCCTGCCATGCCCTGCTTGGCTCGACGGCGTCAGACTTGCCAGGGTCGTACAGTAGGCATTGTGCGGCTATCTTACATAGTACGAGGTGGTGCGTACGTTATTCAGCAAGGAGGAGGGGAGTGGGAGACCATACAGCCGCCTTCGCGCTTATTGCTTTACCCCTTTGTTGTATGAGTTTTACATTGTTGCTTTTGCTGGCTACTTCCAATATCGTACGTAGTTCGAGTCATGGCATTTCGGGAAAGAGTATGCTACCATCCACTTGAGAAACATGGGATTCTTTCAAATGCCCATCACGTTGTGTCAGTCTGTAAGTCTAGGAGAAAAGAATAGTTTAATCTCGAGTTTGATTCTTGCTAGACTGCTTAACATCTACCCCTTTCTATAAGCTACATCCcccttctcatcatcttcgttgTCGTACCCGGATCTAGCCAGCGCCCATGCCTACTGCATTGCTCCATTCAGACACTGGCTCATGTTGTCAACAGACATGTTGTGCATGGTTCAAGCCGGGTATATCGTGACCATAAATGTGAAACTAATAGTACAGTCCTCCTTAAATCCATTCATAATGCCTCTGGCACCCTCCTCTAACTCAAGGTGCACCCTCGCCGAAATAATGTCAACATTGCCCTGAGATATGGACATAAGCGATCGCTTCGAAGTAGAACGTAAGGCAGCGTGTGCCTGAACATGCAAAATAATGAGACCAAAGTTGTGGTCAACTCCGTAAACGCCGTGTGGAAGGGTATCGGTAGGTCGGTCCAGCACTCCGCCTATTCCCATCCCAAAAAAAACCCAATATCATAAAAACCTGAGATGGTGGGTTCGTACATGACCCAATGCACCGTAAGCGATAGACTCGAATCATATACACCCCAGCTCCTCGCCTTTGCTCCAATCCATGgttcctcttccttttctggCCTATTTCTCTATGCCGCGCTAAGCCGTATTGCAGTAATGTTTGCAAGTGATAAAAACAGGGCGATTAAATGTAATAAGGTTGGTCGATTAGACTGTTGTCGCATCGCCGTTCGTCGAATGCCATACTTGGACACTCATAGCTCAAAAATTGAAAATGTTTTAAGTTGTAGTCGCTTTAGTCCGAGTGGTGGTCCTCAGAGCCTGCCTCTGAGCGCGCATCTCCGCGGTGAACCTTTCGGTGTCGTCGGAGGTTGGAAACTACAGAGAAATGTCTGCCACATCCTTCAACCTCACAAGCAAAAGCTATAGACTGTTAGTATAAGTGACATCAGATTGGTTCCCAGGACATTGCACATACGCTTCTCGCCGGTGTGACTATACATGTGAGTTTGTAGCGAGCTGGGGCGAGTAAAACGCTTGTCGCAAACCTTGCACTTGTGCTTCTTCTGAGTACTGGAAGACACTTTGGAGCTAAACTGCCCCATCATAGATTGGGGGGCAGGGGGGATTTGAGAGCTCATCAAGCCCTGGGGTCGAGGCAGAGTCCTTGAAGATACTGACTCGATATCAGAACCGGCAGTGGAGTAGTCAGAGACAGAGTCGCCATAGTAGGAGCTGAAGTTGCCACtagaagagatggaagaaCTGGTAGAGTGGGTAGAAGGGAATCCATAAGAATCAACAGAGGATCGATCACTTCGCGTCCCATAGATGGGTCGGGGTGTCTCCTGGCTCATAGCCAGCATGCCGTGGCTAGCATCTAGAGCATCGGCAAAGCTCCTCCGTTCATCTTGGATGCTACTGCCCGTAAAGTTAGTAACGAAGTATCGAAGCAGTTGCTTGCAATTTTACTTACTGTTGGGAAAACCGTCTCGCGTGGTCATCAGCGGGAGCGAGACCAAAAGGTGGTGGTCGAACAGGAGCTGGCGCATAACCAAGTGTGTCGTAAGGGGCAGCTGATGTGGGCGCAAAATGGTGGTTGACGGGAGAAGCAGATGTGGTGTAAGTGGGGTCCCCATAAGCAGCAGACGTCGTTTGCATGCGGTTAATGCTGAGCAGGTCTGTCCATATgtgagcttcgagattataTCGATGCTAAAAATTTGGTAACTCACCTGCAGAAGTATTAGGCACTGGCATGGCGCTTCCATAAGAAGCCATTGAGGAAGTGCTGCTGGTGCTCGCACGGTTTTGAGGTGGCTTGCCGGCCATCATGCTTGGGTTAAGGGCTGGCTGGCTACCAACAAAGAGGCTACTTCCCGCAGGAGGAGGCTGTGGtggtgaggatgaagacCAAGGGTTGGAAAAGGCAGGCGGCTGTGCAGGTGCTGAATAGTCGAAATTCAACGAGGGTCCGAACCGCTGCTGGGTAGTGTCGAGTGTCATGGTCATATTGGTATGTGATAatagtggtggtggtgatgatctGAAGGGAAGTTGATGTGCAATATAAACATAGATCGGTTGGCGGTTATGTGGGAAAAAAAGGTTTGTTGATCAGATGCGGGATCCCAACTAGAATAAAAGCCAAGTTCGGTGACACAGATCAAAGACAGAAGATCCCTTCACAACTGGAGATGATATGGGGAGTTGAGTCGGGGCCAAGGTGGGATCAGCGAAGTCTTAAGTGTCTGGGTGCGAATTGACGTGCGTCAATCTGCCTCTGGAAACGGGCTGGGCTGCGGGAGAAGAGTGGAGTTCCCCCGTCTCTCTAGAGGAAAAAAGGTGTGACGACTCTGGTCTAGGTGATCGGCAGGCCGACGTCTTTTCGCAATGGCTGAGGCGACAGGGTTGGTGCGATGAGGTAGGGTCGTAGGACCAAGCAGCCGAATAGCAAACCAGGGGTGCTGTGGGCTGCATAAGATGATGGAGACAGTCTCTCAATCCACAACTCGACTTGACAGACAGCCCACGGCATCCAGATAGTAGCGTCCGCGGTGCCCAGCGCTGAAGAGATCAGCGACTTTATGGATATATTCCTGTCAAGAAATCCTGAAAATGCCCCTCATCTCAAGTTTAAGACAAGACAGATATGCGCGATAGCGTCACCGAGGTCAAATAAAGATTTTGGATATACAGATTGAAGCTCAAATGATCATGTTTCGGAGGTCCAATAACACCAGGCCGGCAGTGAATCCCCAAGTCTCTACGAAAAAGTAGTATTTGACAACGCCAACACGTTCTCTGAAAGGGGGTGCAATGATGGCAGACAGGTAGAATTATGGGGTACGCACTGGCCATGACAGGCAAGCCAGGAGGTGTAGGAAGAGGGGTGGGTGTATTCTGAGCTGAAGGCAGAGCAGACAACAGAGTTGGAGGTGGGTAAGGCTACGGACGGCAGTTTGCAAAGGGACCCCCGCTATTCAAGGGCTGCCTGGCCCACGAACGAACGCCACTGATGTGGAGGGTCTGAGATGAAAGACAAGGTAGGAAAGGACGTCCTGGGCTGGGAATTGAGGTGGACAGTAGACAGGGCGGGATTATGCAGGGTCTGGTCAAGCCAGAAGGAAGCGTGCCTGTAGATGACTTGTTGCGACGCGGGCGGCGGGTGGGAATCGAGGGGTCCTCCAAGCCACTCAACGGCAACACATCGAGGGATACTAGGCTTGTTTAGTGCTGTGGGAATTGATTGCAACGAGCTTCTCGTTGAGTGGACTCTTGCAGTGGGTGTTGTCGAGTCGTGCGCTTGGTCATGGGGGGACAAGCAGGGATCATAGGTCAACAAGCAATGCCAAGGGTGAGAAGAGGAGTTCAGAGACGTACCAGATACATCGACAAAAGCTAAAAGTCGCCAGGCTCATCGGGAGGCGTCGGCCACAAGGCGCCCCTGTCGCGGATGGGTGTCTACCCATGAGAGCCCTGACGTAAGGTACGTCAGGAAGCATCACCAGTAAGTGTGGGTGGAACTCAGAAACGAGACAAGAAACGCTGGGAACGCAAGACGGTGAAGGAATTGAAACAGCCTTTAGAGACGACGCTAAAGGGGGGACCAGGCCAACAGAGGCATACATGCCATCGATATTGACATTGCCAATGCCATGAGGGAGAGTGGAGGGTGACAAAGGAACATTGACATCAGACGTCCAGGATAGCCTGGGACTGCATGGCAGTCGACTGACGTTGTGTCCCCTCTTTGAGAGGTGATATAGGCGCATTCGCGGGGGGAATAGTACATTCAATCAATACCTGACAAGGCCGTTCAAGGTCAAAACAAACCTCAGGACCCTGGGAACCTTTTGGCATCGCCGTCATCATGCTCCAGAGACGAGGTGGGACAGCGTCACTGTCATTAGAGCAAGGCACGCGGAGTCACCCTGTGCCCCCAAAATGGTGTTGCAGTGATGCCATAACTGCGCGCATTGCAAGTCGGCTTTGTTGCCCAACTACGAAGTCAAAAATGTGCCCCTACATTCCCACCTGCCAAGTCTAGTTGAGTAGAGCGGTCCCATGGGATACTGCAGAGTATTGCACATATATGCCCGATGCCCGCCTCTGCTCTTGGTGTAGTATCCGATGACAGCGGATAATTGTCAACTTTGCCTAGACGACTAGTCCAGGgttgaaacccttgcctgcCGCCGGTTTCGCTGCAAAGATACAGTACAGTACCCAGGAGGTAGGTTGCAAAGATTGTTCAGAAGCACCATCGGTTACTTTGGCATGTAGGTTGATGTCAGCAATTTTTATTTCTTG is part of the Fusarium poae strain DAOMC 252244 chromosome 4, whole genome shotgun sequence genome and encodes:
- a CDS encoding hypothetical protein (BUSCO:43205at5125), which translates into the protein MTMTLDTTQQRFGPSLNFDYSAPAQPPAFSNPWSSSSPPQPPPAGSSLFVGSQPALNPSMMAGKPPQNRASTSSTSSMASYGSAMPVPNTSADLLSINRMQTTSAAYGDPTYTTSASPVNHHFAPTSAAPYDTLGYAPAPVRPPPFGLAPADDHARRFSQHSIQDERRSFADALDASHGMLAMSQETPRPIYGTRSDRSSVDSYGFPSTHSTSSSISSSGNFSSYYGDSVSDYSTAGSDIESVSSRTLPRPQGLMSSQIPPAPQSMMGQFSSKVSSSTQKKHKCKVCDKRFTRPSSLQTHMYSHTGEKPFACEVEGCGRHFSVVSNLRRHRKVHRGDARSEAGSEDHHSD